In the genome of Sorangium aterium, one region contains:
- a CDS encoding alpha-amylase family glycosyl hydrolase: PLKGQVVYEMHIGTFTREGTWESAARELPELARIGVSLIELLPIAEVPGRFNWGYDGVNLFAPTRLYGSPDDLRRFVDAAHRAGIAVILDVVYNHLGPDGNYLGQFSADYFTDRHKTDWGAAINFDGPRSEAVREYFISNAGYWIDEFHLDGLRLDATQNIYDGSKDHILAAIARRVREAAKGKETFLVAENESQEEWLIRAAERGGYGLDAIWNDDFHHSAKVALTGHNEAYYSDHEGSPQELLSALKHGFLFQGQRYHWQRQRRGTPALGVDPARFVLFLENHDQVANTARGERLCHIVSPGRLRAMSAALLLAPGTPMLFQGQEFGSSAPFLFFADHNPELAPLVRKGRAEFLEQFPSCAAPEVRAQLDDPSDPRTFERCKLDFSERERNAAIYALHEDLIALRRRDPVIRAQRPRGVDGAVLSAHAFLLRYFGDDGDDRLLLVNLGRDIHRGSLPEPLFAPPPGRRWETSWSSESPRYGGQGSPPVITEEGVHIPGEAAILLHPVVGTPVPEKTSANPRPEEPKKHVR, encoded by the coding sequence CCGCTGAAGGGGCAAGTCGTCTACGAGATGCACATCGGGACCTTCACCCGGGAGGGCACGTGGGAGTCCGCGGCCCGCGAGCTGCCCGAGCTCGCGCGGATCGGCGTCTCCCTGATCGAGCTGCTCCCCATCGCCGAGGTCCCCGGCCGCTTCAACTGGGGGTACGACGGCGTGAACCTCTTCGCGCCGACGCGCCTCTATGGAAGCCCGGACGATCTCCGCCGCTTCGTGGACGCGGCGCACCGCGCCGGGATCGCGGTGATCCTCGATGTCGTCTACAACCACCTCGGCCCGGACGGCAACTACCTCGGCCAGTTCTCCGCGGACTACTTCACCGATCGTCACAAGACGGACTGGGGAGCGGCGATCAACTTCGACGGCCCGCGATCCGAGGCGGTGAGGGAATACTTCATCTCCAACGCCGGCTACTGGATCGACGAGTTCCACCTCGACGGGCTCCGGCTCGACGCGACGCAGAACATCTACGATGGCTCGAAGGACCACATCCTCGCCGCCATCGCGCGCCGCGTGCGGGAGGCGGCGAAGGGCAAGGAGACGTTCCTCGTGGCCGAGAACGAGTCCCAGGAAGAGTGGCTGATCCGCGCCGCCGAGCGGGGCGGCTACGGGCTCGACGCGATCTGGAACGACGATTTCCACCACAGCGCCAAGGTGGCGCTCACCGGCCATAACGAGGCCTATTACAGCGATCACGAGGGTTCGCCCCAGGAGCTCCTCTCCGCCCTGAAGCACGGGTTCCTCTTCCAGGGGCAGCGCTACCACTGGCAGAGGCAGCGGCGAGGGACGCCGGCGCTCGGCGTGGATCCGGCCCGCTTCGTCCTCTTCCTGGAGAACCACGATCAGGTCGCCAACACCGCGCGAGGCGAGCGGCTCTGCCACATCGTGAGCCCGGGCAGGCTCCGGGCGATGTCGGCGGCCCTGCTCCTCGCCCCGGGGACACCCATGCTCTTTCAGGGGCAGGAGTTCGGGTCCTCGGCGCCGTTCCTCTTCTTCGCCGACCACAACCCCGAGCTCGCCCCGCTCGTGCGCAAGGGCAGGGCGGAGTTCCTCGAGCAGTTCCCGTCCTGCGCGGCGCCCGAGGTCCGCGCGCAGCTCGACGATCCGAGCGACCCGCGGACGTTCGAGCGCTGCAAGCTCGATTTCTCCGAGCGCGAGCGCAACGCCGCCATCTACGCCCTCCACGAGGACCTCATCGCGCTCCGCCGGCGCGATCCGGTGATCCGGGCCCAGCGCCCGCGCGGCGTCGACGGGGCCGTCCTCTCGGCGCACGCCTTCCTCCTGCGCTACTTCGGCGACGACGGCGACGACCGGCTGCTCCTCGTCAACCTCGGGCGGGACATCCACCGAGGGTCGTTGCCGGAGCCGCTCTTCGCCCCGCCGCCGGGGCGCCGCTGGGAGACGTCGTGGTCCAGCGAGTCCCCCCGCTACGGGGGCCAAGGCAGCCCACCTGTCATCACCGAGGAGGGCGTCCATATCCCGGGCGAGGCGGCGATCCTCCTCCACCCCGTGGTCGGGACGCCGGTGCCCGAGAAGACGAGCGCCAACCCGCGCCCGGAGGAGCCCAAGAAGCATGTACGCTGA